A genome region from Gemmatimonas sp. UBA7669 includes the following:
- a CDS encoding GNAT family N-acetyltransferase, whose amino-acid sequence MWLKEWQQVSAHFPLQQREDWPLAGAAQQGILLRLDSIGQQEVAHVGVRLHRLRSLPGAWYLQVPKLGVGIPEWAVQATMLALRELAARWWRVARVRIELCLLGNPDMLAEFEREAKKQGYSVVPPLEYEHTLVVPLPETADQALIQFHRSVFKNTRKLERAGHAIRPITDQRYFDRLAALYAETMSRTGARVDTPDMVAVIRSAAQRPDRYHLLGLFHKGDDNPESLMAFRWCGRAGCYAFDLLAASTRLVDESGQIPMMPAIMLDMFGWARELGATHFDFGGVVLDGDLQGSAVAGISRFKMQFGGNVARVGSDLLLEPRLGWRILDRAQRIVRRRIEN is encoded by the coding sequence GTGTGGCTCAAGGAATGGCAGCAGGTATCGGCACATTTCCCGCTTCAACAGCGGGAAGATTGGCCTCTGGCTGGAGCAGCGCAACAAGGAATCCTCCTTCGCCTTGACTCCATTGGGCAGCAAGAGGTGGCCCATGTCGGTGTGCGCCTGCACCGCTTGCGTTCGCTTCCGGGCGCGTGGTACCTGCAGGTACCCAAGCTTGGTGTAGGCATACCCGAGTGGGCAGTACAGGCCACCATGCTTGCTCTTCGGGAATTGGCAGCGAGATGGTGGCGAGTGGCGCGAGTCAGAATTGAACTCTGCCTGCTTGGCAATCCGGACATGCTGGCGGAGTTCGAGAGAGAGGCGAAGAAGCAGGGATACTCTGTCGTTCCGCCACTTGAATACGAGCACACTCTGGTGGTGCCCTTACCGGAGACTGCTGACCAGGCATTGATACAGTTTCATCGCAGTGTGTTCAAGAACACACGAAAGCTTGAACGGGCTGGTCATGCGATTCGCCCTATCACGGACCAGCGCTATTTCGATCGCCTTGCCGCGTTGTATGCGGAGACAATGAGTCGAACAGGTGCCCGTGTAGACACACCGGACATGGTAGCGGTCATCCGTAGCGCGGCGCAGCGGCCCGACCGGTACCATCTGTTAGGGCTCTTTCACAAGGGGGATGACAATCCGGAAAGTCTCATGGCATTTCGCTGGTGCGGCCGTGCAGGATGTTATGCCTTCGACCTGTTGGCTGCGTCAACACGCTTGGTGGACGAAAGCGGACAGATTCCCATGATGCCCGCCATAATGCTCGACATGTTTGGCTGGGCCCGAGAATTAGGAGCGACGCATTTTGACTTCGGCGGTGTGGTGCTCGATGGTGATCTGCAAGGAAGTGCCGTTGCCGGTATCAGCCGCTTCAAGATGCAATTTGGGGGAAATGTTGCGCGTGTCGGTAGTGATTTGCTACTCGAGCCGCGGCTTGGATGGAGAATTCTTGACCGTGCTCAACGTATAGTCCGTCGACGGATAGAGAATTGA